A single window of Girardinichthys multiradiatus isolate DD_20200921_A chromosome 15, DD_fGirMul_XY1, whole genome shotgun sequence DNA harbors:
- the rab10 gene encoding ras-related protein Rab-10, with protein sequence MAKKTYDLLFKLLLIGDSGVGKTCVLFRFSDDAFNTTFISTIGIDFKIKTVELQGKKIKLQIWDTAGQERFHTITTSYYRGAMGIMLVYDITNAKSFENISKWLRNIDEHANEDVERMLLGNKCDMEDKRVVPKAKGEQIAREHGIRFFETSAKANINIEKAFLTLAEDILRKTPVKEPNSENVDISSGGGVTGWKSKCCS encoded by the exons ATGGCGAAAAAGACGTACGATTTGCTGTTCAAGCTGCTGCTGATCGGCGACTCGGGTGTGGGGAAGACATGTGTGCTGTTCCGCTTCTCTGACGACGCCTTCAACACAACCTTTATCTCTACCATAG gaATAGACTTCAAGATTAAAACTGTTGAATTACAAGGAAAGAAGATCAAACTACAGATCTG GGACACAGCAGGCCAGGAACGGTTTCACACCATCACCACCTCGTACTACAGAGGAGCTATGGGCATCATGCTGGTCTACGACATCACTAACGCCAAGAGCTTTGAAAACATCAGCAAATGGCTGCGCAACATTGACGAG CATGCAAATGAAGATGTTGAGAGAATGCTGCTAGGCAACAAGTGTGACATGGAGGACAAGAGGGTTGTACCAAAAGCCAAGGGAGAGCAG ATTGCAAGGGAGCATGGCATTAGGTTTTTTGAGACGAGTGCTAAGGCCAACATCAACATCGAGAAGGCTTTCCTCACGTTAGCAGAAGACATCCTCAGAAAG ACGCCTGTAAAAGAGCCCAACAGTGAAAATGTGGACATCAGCAGTGGAGGTGGAGTCACAGGCTGGAAGAGCAAGTGCTGCAGCTGA